The Betta splendens chromosome 4, fBetSpl5.4, whole genome shotgun sequence genome contains a region encoding:
- the ift74 gene encoding intraflagellar transport protein 74 homolog isoform X3, producing MTSQRPPSGIGRPMSRSGAGRPPTAIRPPPTAIRVATGMVPGTSGHPGMRSGIPISTPGVLSAQIKVTDRPVTQHGLSGMKTGMKGPQRQILDKSYYLGLLRSKINELTTETSKLHKEIDNYNQENSVYLSYEKKAEGLAAEIKDLQGQLADYNMLVDKLNTNTDMEEMINDYNTLKAQNDSEAESIDSIFTERREREEAIRVMEEDIRRERRVADEVVQSMSAAKQEKYFTMATTNEELLQELTVLQEELDILITRKEDYEAELAHSQIKQEVVHLHNTLSALEAKRDAMEAEHKSLGSPQEEREKLFKQVKEDNQEIANMERQLTEIRDRTRQVTEEIRQLEQDSEDAQGECQQKYKELKRKEEEIDRFLESFENLRGQEQDKMTQSQENIVSLLEHCSRNMLRLRQVDTVTASELRNMQEVLVSKETEMVQSESTAKGLTAESQRLQQDLEKVQQLEGKITGELSTLTERVGTMESELHTYRDLDALRHSAEEKKTRLQEARVSLTQRRDSFKQLLEEMNQKYEALKSKLQENETHAQLSNLERKWQHLEQNNFVMKEFIASKSQESDYATVAKNVSRQVAEYNKSLIESLQNNRS from the exons ATGACAAGCCAGCGGCCTCCTTCAGGCATAGGCCGCCCGATGAGCCGTAGCGGAGCTGGAAGACCTCCGACAGCCATCCGGCCTCCTCCTACAGCCATACGCGTTGCAACCGGG ATGGTTCCTGGCACAAGTGGGCATCCTGGTATGAGAAGTGGGATCCCCATCAGCACCCCCGGAGTCTTGTCAGCACAGATCAAAGTAACTGACAGACCTGTCACCCAACATGGGCTCAGTGGGATGAAGACTGGCATGAAAG GACCACAGAGACAGATTCTGGATAAGTCCTACTACTTGGGCCTCCTCAG GAGTAAGATCAATGAGTTGACAACAGAGACCAGTAAATTGCACAAAGAGATTGACAACTACAACCAGGAGAACTCTGTCTACCTCTCCTATGAGAAAAA AGCCGAAGGTCTCGCCGCAGAGATTAAGGATTTACAAGGCCAGCTTGCTGATTACAACATG CTGGTCGACAAGCTAAACACCAACACAGACATGGAGGAAATGATCAATGACTACAACACT TTGAAAGCCCAGAATGACAGTGAGGCTGAAAGCATTGACAGCATCTTCACCGAGAGACGAGA AAGAGAGGAGGCCATccgggtgatggaggaggacatcAGAAGGGAAAGGCGGGTTGCTGACGAGGTCGTTCAGTCGATGTCTGCTGCGAAGCAGGAGAAATATTTTACTATGGCAACAACCAATGAAGAACTACTACAG GAGCTTACTGTtcttcaggaggagctggacattCTGATAACCAGGAAGGAGGACTATGAAGCA GAGCTGGCCCACTCGCaaatcaaacaggaagtggtgcacCTTCATAACACACTGTCAGCCCTGGAGGCGAAGCGCGACGCCATGGAGGCTGAGCACAAAAGCCTGGGCTCCccccaggaggagagggagaagttATTCAAGCAG gtgaaGGAGGATAACCAAGAAATCGCCAACATGGAGAGGCA ACTCACGGAGATTAGAGACAGGACCAGACAAGTCACAGAGGAGATTCGTCAGCTCGAGCAGGACTCTGAGGACGCTCAgg GGGAGTGTCAACAAAAATACAAGGAGCtgaagaggaaagaggaggaaattGACC GGTTTCTGGAGTCATTTGAAAACCTCAGAGGTCAGGAGCAGGACAAAATGACGCAGAGCCAGGAGAACATTGTCTCCCTGCTGGAACACTGCAGCCGG aacATGCTGCGCCTACGTCAGGTGGATACAGTGACAGCCAGTGAGTTGAGGAACATGCAAGAAGTGCTGGTGAGCAAGGAGACGGAGATGGTCCAATCAGAGAGCACGGCCAAGGGACTTACAGCAG AGtcgcagcgtctgcagcaggacCTAGAGaaggtgcagcagctggaggggaaGATCACAGGAGAGCTCAGCACCCTGACGGAGCGCGTCGGCACCATGGAGTCAGAGCTGCACACCTACCGAGACCTGGACGCACTGAGACACTCAGCTGAGGAGAAGAAGACG AGGCTACAAGAGGCCCGGGTGTCTCTGACTCAGCGTCGGGATTCATTCAAACAGCTGTTGGAGGAGATGAATCAGAAATATGAAGCTTTGAAAAGCAAACTACAGGAGAATGAGACTCACGCCCAG CTGAGCAACCTGGAGAGGAAATGGCAACACCTGGAGCAGAACAACTTTGTAATGAAAGAGT TCATCGCTTCTAAATCCCAGGAGAGCGACTATGCCACCGTTGCCAAGAATGTCTCCCGACAAGTGGCTGAGTACAACAAGAGTCTCATAGAGTCACTGCAGAACAACAGGAGTTAG
- the ift74 gene encoding intraflagellar transport protein 74 homolog isoform X1 has protein sequence MCLLYEEKKTVAMATAGSSAAGDFLLSLQNSIMTSQRPPSGIGRPMSRSGAGRPPTAIRPPPTAIRVATGMVPGTSGHPGMRSGIPISTPGVLSAQIKVTDRPVTQHGLSGMKTGMKGPQRQILDKSYYLGLLRSKINELTTETSKLHKEIDNYNQENSVYLSYEKKAEGLAAEIKDLQGQLADYNMLVDKLNTNTDMEEMINDYNTLKAQNDSEAESIDSIFTERREREEAIRVMEEDIRRERRVADEVVQSMSAAKQEKYFTMATTNEELLQELTVLQEELDILITRKEDYEAELAHSQIKQEVVHLHNTLSALEAKRDAMEAEHKSLGSPQEEREKLFKQVKEDNQEIANMERQLTEIRDRTRQVTEEIRQLEQDSEDAQGECQQKYKELKRKEEEIDRFLESFENLRGQEQDKMTQSQENIVSLLEHCSRNMLRLRQVDTVTASELRNMQEVLVSKETEMVQSESTAKGLTAESQRLQQDLEKVQQLEGKITGELSTLTERVGTMESELHTYRDLDALRHSAEEKKTRLQEARVSLTQRRDSFKQLLEEMNQKYEALKSKLQENETHAQLSNLERKWQHLEQNNFVMKEFIASKSQESDYATVAKNVSRQVAEYNKSLIESLQNNRS, from the exons ATGTGCCTTCTTTATGAAGAGAAGAAGACGGTTGCTATGGCAACCGCAGGATCATCCGCAGCTGGCGActttcttctgtctcttcagAACA GCATCATGACAAGCCAGCGGCCTCCTTCAGGCATAGGCCGCCCGATGAGCCGTAGCGGAGCTGGAAGACCTCCGACAGCCATCCGGCCTCCTCCTACAGCCATACGCGTTGCAACCGGG ATGGTTCCTGGCACAAGTGGGCATCCTGGTATGAGAAGTGGGATCCCCATCAGCACCCCCGGAGTCTTGTCAGCACAGATCAAAGTAACTGACAGACCTGTCACCCAACATGGGCTCAGTGGGATGAAGACTGGCATGAAAG GACCACAGAGACAGATTCTGGATAAGTCCTACTACTTGGGCCTCCTCAG GAGTAAGATCAATGAGTTGACAACAGAGACCAGTAAATTGCACAAAGAGATTGACAACTACAACCAGGAGAACTCTGTCTACCTCTCCTATGAGAAAAA AGCCGAAGGTCTCGCCGCAGAGATTAAGGATTTACAAGGCCAGCTTGCTGATTACAACATG CTGGTCGACAAGCTAAACACCAACACAGACATGGAGGAAATGATCAATGACTACAACACT TTGAAAGCCCAGAATGACAGTGAGGCTGAAAGCATTGACAGCATCTTCACCGAGAGACGAGA AAGAGAGGAGGCCATccgggtgatggaggaggacatcAGAAGGGAAAGGCGGGTTGCTGACGAGGTCGTTCAGTCGATGTCTGCTGCGAAGCAGGAGAAATATTTTACTATGGCAACAACCAATGAAGAACTACTACAG GAGCTTACTGTtcttcaggaggagctggacattCTGATAACCAGGAAGGAGGACTATGAAGCA GAGCTGGCCCACTCGCaaatcaaacaggaagtggtgcacCTTCATAACACACTGTCAGCCCTGGAGGCGAAGCGCGACGCCATGGAGGCTGAGCACAAAAGCCTGGGCTCCccccaggaggagagggagaagttATTCAAGCAG gtgaaGGAGGATAACCAAGAAATCGCCAACATGGAGAGGCA ACTCACGGAGATTAGAGACAGGACCAGACAAGTCACAGAGGAGATTCGTCAGCTCGAGCAGGACTCTGAGGACGCTCAgg GGGAGTGTCAACAAAAATACAAGGAGCtgaagaggaaagaggaggaaattGACC GGTTTCTGGAGTCATTTGAAAACCTCAGAGGTCAGGAGCAGGACAAAATGACGCAGAGCCAGGAGAACATTGTCTCCCTGCTGGAACACTGCAGCCGG aacATGCTGCGCCTACGTCAGGTGGATACAGTGACAGCCAGTGAGTTGAGGAACATGCAAGAAGTGCTGGTGAGCAAGGAGACGGAGATGGTCCAATCAGAGAGCACGGCCAAGGGACTTACAGCAG AGtcgcagcgtctgcagcaggacCTAGAGaaggtgcagcagctggaggggaaGATCACAGGAGAGCTCAGCACCCTGACGGAGCGCGTCGGCACCATGGAGTCAGAGCTGCACACCTACCGAGACCTGGACGCACTGAGACACTCAGCTGAGGAGAAGAAGACG AGGCTACAAGAGGCCCGGGTGTCTCTGACTCAGCGTCGGGATTCATTCAAACAGCTGTTGGAGGAGATGAATCAGAAATATGAAGCTTTGAAAAGCAAACTACAGGAGAATGAGACTCACGCCCAG CTGAGCAACCTGGAGAGGAAATGGCAACACCTGGAGCAGAACAACTTTGTAATGAAAGAGT TCATCGCTTCTAAATCCCAGGAGAGCGACTATGCCACCGTTGCCAAGAATGTCTCCCGACAAGTGGCTGAGTACAACAAGAGTCTCATAGAGTCACTGCAGAACAACAGGAGTTAG
- the ift74 gene encoding intraflagellar transport protein 74 homolog isoform X2, which translates to MCLLYEEKKTVAMATAGSSAAGDFLLSLQNSIMTSQRPPSGIGRPMSRSGAGRPPTAIRPPPTAIRVATGMVPGTSGHPGMRSGIPISTPGVLSAQIKVTDRPVTQHGLSGMKTGMKGPQRQILDKSYYLGLLRSKINELTTETSKLHKEIDNYNQENSVYLSYEKKAEGLAAEIKDLQGQLADYNMLVDKLNTNTDMEEMINDYNTLKAQNDSEAESIDSIFTERREREEAIRVMEEDIRRERRVADEVVQSMSAAKQEKYFTMATTNEELLQELTVLQEELDILITRKEDYEAELAHSQIKQEVVHLHNTLSALEAKRDAMEAEHKSLGSPQEEREKLFKQVKEDNQEIANMERQLTEIRDRTRQVTEEIRQLEQDSEDAQGECQQKYKELKRKEEEIDRFLESFENLRGQEQDKMTQSQENIVSLLEHCSRNMLRLRQVDTVTASELRNMQEVLVSKETEMVQSESTAKGLTAESQRLQQDLEKVQQLEGKITGELSTLTERVGTMESELHTYRDLDALRHSAEEKKTRLQEARVSLTQRRDSFKQLLEEMNQKYEALKSKLQENETHAQLSNLERKWQHLEQNNFVMKECILQKPCTGNVRNFTLSSWSHYISFLN; encoded by the exons ATGTGCCTTCTTTATGAAGAGAAGAAGACGGTTGCTATGGCAACCGCAGGATCATCCGCAGCTGGCGActttcttctgtctcttcagAACA GCATCATGACAAGCCAGCGGCCTCCTTCAGGCATAGGCCGCCCGATGAGCCGTAGCGGAGCTGGAAGACCTCCGACAGCCATCCGGCCTCCTCCTACAGCCATACGCGTTGCAACCGGG ATGGTTCCTGGCACAAGTGGGCATCCTGGTATGAGAAGTGGGATCCCCATCAGCACCCCCGGAGTCTTGTCAGCACAGATCAAAGTAACTGACAGACCTGTCACCCAACATGGGCTCAGTGGGATGAAGACTGGCATGAAAG GACCACAGAGACAGATTCTGGATAAGTCCTACTACTTGGGCCTCCTCAG GAGTAAGATCAATGAGTTGACAACAGAGACCAGTAAATTGCACAAAGAGATTGACAACTACAACCAGGAGAACTCTGTCTACCTCTCCTATGAGAAAAA AGCCGAAGGTCTCGCCGCAGAGATTAAGGATTTACAAGGCCAGCTTGCTGATTACAACATG CTGGTCGACAAGCTAAACACCAACACAGACATGGAGGAAATGATCAATGACTACAACACT TTGAAAGCCCAGAATGACAGTGAGGCTGAAAGCATTGACAGCATCTTCACCGAGAGACGAGA AAGAGAGGAGGCCATccgggtgatggaggaggacatcAGAAGGGAAAGGCGGGTTGCTGACGAGGTCGTTCAGTCGATGTCTGCTGCGAAGCAGGAGAAATATTTTACTATGGCAACAACCAATGAAGAACTACTACAG GAGCTTACTGTtcttcaggaggagctggacattCTGATAACCAGGAAGGAGGACTATGAAGCA GAGCTGGCCCACTCGCaaatcaaacaggaagtggtgcacCTTCATAACACACTGTCAGCCCTGGAGGCGAAGCGCGACGCCATGGAGGCTGAGCACAAAAGCCTGGGCTCCccccaggaggagagggagaagttATTCAAGCAG gtgaaGGAGGATAACCAAGAAATCGCCAACATGGAGAGGCA ACTCACGGAGATTAGAGACAGGACCAGACAAGTCACAGAGGAGATTCGTCAGCTCGAGCAGGACTCTGAGGACGCTCAgg GGGAGTGTCAACAAAAATACAAGGAGCtgaagaggaaagaggaggaaattGACC GGTTTCTGGAGTCATTTGAAAACCTCAGAGGTCAGGAGCAGGACAAAATGACGCAGAGCCAGGAGAACATTGTCTCCCTGCTGGAACACTGCAGCCGG aacATGCTGCGCCTACGTCAGGTGGATACAGTGACAGCCAGTGAGTTGAGGAACATGCAAGAAGTGCTGGTGAGCAAGGAGACGGAGATGGTCCAATCAGAGAGCACGGCCAAGGGACTTACAGCAG AGtcgcagcgtctgcagcaggacCTAGAGaaggtgcagcagctggaggggaaGATCACAGGAGAGCTCAGCACCCTGACGGAGCGCGTCGGCACCATGGAGTCAGAGCTGCACACCTACCGAGACCTGGACGCACTGAGACACTCAGCTGAGGAGAAGAAGACG AGGCTACAAGAGGCCCGGGTGTCTCTGACTCAGCGTCGGGATTCATTCAAACAGCTGTTGGAGGAGATGAATCAGAAATATGAAGCTTTGAAAAGCAAACTACAGGAGAATGAGACTCACGCCCAG CTGAGCAACCTGGAGAGGAAATGGCAACACCTGGAGCAGAACAACTTTGTAATGAAAGAGTGTATCCTTCAGAAGCCATGTACTGG GAACGTTCGGAATTTCACTTTATCTTCATGGTCACACTACATATCCTTCCTTAACTGA
- the LOC114854515 gene encoding leucine-rich repeat-containing protein 19-like, producing MEPLLLLWSTAVVAMMMGTNAKAVEQDPLGSRVLKVIPHNSNKTLVTKLVMKNNMITLNEEDQTALATYPTLEELYLDSNLVTAIPAKYFSVVPKLRVLSLSSNNLSRLDPEAFFGLKALTNLDLSQNLLSGFPSDLFRGLNRLKTLKLQKNPWNCSCPLLISIQTVKQAKVDIGAAEVTCASPEAQAGQELLNATAVCYPSPSYTVTEDTPVNSQQLNTTLLPTQNHRTDKDQTPALGNAWKFTICVVALALTTSMLIALAIKGPSWYKLYHNYRHRRLDREAEGGMDAGSTGPSTRYLSHQTFTFQQGNDQTAGEEDWDEYFEDPYIKREEVQTGEENLSEP from the exons ATGGaacctctcctcctgctgtggtCGACAGCAGTGGTAGCCATGATGATGGGGACTAATGCTAAGGCTGTGGAGCAGGACCCGCTG GGTTCAAGGGTTCTGAAAGTCATTCCTCACAACTCCAACAAAACCCTGGTCACTAAACTGGTGATGAAGAATAACATGATTACTCTAAATGAGGAGGATCAGACAGCTCTGGCCACTTATCCCACTCTGGAGGAGCTCTACCTGGACAGTAACCTGGTGACTGCTATACCAGCTAAATACTTCTCAGTAGTGCCAAAGCTGAGAGTTTTATCTCTGTCCAGTAACAACCTCAGCAG GCTGGATCCGGAGGCTTTCTTTGGCCTTAAGGCACTGACAAACCTGGATCTGTCACAAAACCTGCTAAGTGGTTTTCCTTCAGACCTTTTCAGAGGACTAAACCGTCTAAAG ACGCTGAAACTTCAGAAAAACCCTTGGAACTGTTCCTGCCCACTGCTGATCAGCATCCAAACAGTCAAGCAAGCAAAGGTTGACATTG gagcagcagaggtcacCTGTGCATCTCCAgaagcacaggcaggacagGAGCTTTTGAACGCTACAGCTGTGTGTTACCCATCGCCTTCATACACCGTCACTGAAGACACACCAGTCAACTCTCAGCAGCTAAATACCACACTGTTGCCAACTCAAAACCACAGGACAGACAAAG ACCAGACGCCTGCACTTGGGAATGCATGGAAGTTCACAATCTGTGTTGTAGCCTTAGCGCTCACCACCTCAATGCTTATCGCTCTTGCTATCAAGGGGCCTTCCTGGTACAAGCTTTACCACAACTACCGTCATCGGCGGCTAGAccgagaagcagagggagggatggaCGCGGGGTCCACAGGTCCCTCAACAAGATACCTCAGCCATCAAACGTTCACCTTCCAGCAAGGCAATGATCAAACAGCGGGAGAAGAGGATTGGGATGAATACTTTGAGGATCCGTACATTAAGAGGGAGGAGGTACAAACAGGAGAGGAGAATTTATCAGAGCCATGA
- the LOC114854511 gene encoding microtubule-associated protein 4 isoform X9: protein MSSLSDQQAGSPFSDYSELCKVPSLSPTVPAQSWDWQHPGMGTPRGLVAGEGPLAPAGLTDEDKLCCRGSMDAGRAGGISGSASLGSAGESPDSPPSSSPSPASPGRMPSALGTCGGTSRGSLPPVPGSPAQCVEPPHSAMEASPVEGDSWNKSSPKVAMPQVSPNYCVIKNNLLERDDEVVAGAGAGAPLGTLHLSRGSSGDNSEQEEVDEEDEELEPCFMGRAQQQRKAMRRAMSECSHLSVPTSLELPDKYPGGDGPVPEQLASPMGVVRRSPHSMKRSLTVAEDQPPTPPPTLSAAGTTHADLRPPPAGPRPSPFPLRDGSTGLTLPSAHSPVEDFTEPGLGGIVLPVPLSPKGFGMDSGSVVTAGSSSNKVDMTLNMGASVDCGTGMKPPVAGDTGGEVAICGLNSTTNPFITANVKSDTVEKTEKIEKKEEKPEDNVKKVDVFDSEQKSVKVEFVNKETPVKLEKETEKEHVKEKDKEAEKVKEGEKMKEAAKPVEQVEEIKKEKEKVEKAEKEAELKKTDESAAKPGEGGKEDKKEKVESAAEKAQTVEKVVKVEEKAENKDGEKTPMKDVTEHFAPVEKSPEQQPPPANATEATAQEATRPQPDADRAERTEEETKRDVAQKPADTTVPKSEAKDEKKEEKKDENKDEKKEKAAKAEAVDKAKKTKPTANGGSAAAGRGLAAADKAKPAAGAAKPSAAAKTRPSSAAAASAPAPAAAKRLKPAPASTPDKKPSTAKAPSASAAGPKQPGATTASRPSSSTATSTREVKAKTTTEKRPPVPKAGTAASSQTGSAAATKNGTAATAASKTAASVRTTASARTTATNAAKKPPVSKPDLKPAEKKPSALRTTTANSARPRPATTTTTTTTTTTRSSAASSAASRPRTAAPKPAAAPSSTTAATVPEKKPPVPRTSRPPTANAKAAARPGAAPTPDIRNARSKIGSTDNMKHQPGGGKVSAVSQNRAVASKDPGQGKVQIVSKKLDFSHVTSRLGSKENMKHVPGGGNVQILNKKVDVSKVTSKCGSKDNIKHKPGGGVVKIESHKVNFRDKAQSKVSSMDNVSHSPGGGNIKAEGGQETAEGTPLSGTPAPGPEPGQPGSPSAQENGLKGGAPCGGEGLKEPQALDSRIPETSI, encoded by the exons CCGACGAGGACAAGCTGTGCTGCAGGGGCAGCATGGATGCGGGCAGAGCCGGGGGCATCTCTGGAAGCGCCTCCCTGGGCAGCGCGGGGGAGAGCCCCGACAGCCCGCCCTCGTCCTCCCCATCCCCGGCGTCCCCTGGACGGATGCCCTCCGCCCTTGGCACGTGTGGTGGCACCAGCCGAGGGTCCTTGCCACCGGTTCCTGGATCCCCAGCTCAATGCGTGGAGCCTCCGCACTCAGCGATGGAGGCGTCTCCGGTCGAAGGCGACTCGTGGAACAAGTCCAGCCCAAAGGTTGCAATGCCCCAGGTGTCCCCCAACTACTGTGTTATCAAGAACAACTTGTTGGAGAGAGATGATGAGGTtgtggctggagcaggagcaggagcaccTCTGGGAACCCTGCACTTGTCCAGGGGCTCGTCTGGAGACaacagcgagcaggaggaggtcgaTGAAGAagacgaggagctggagcctTGCTTCATGGGGCGCGCCCAACAGCAGAGGAAAGCCATGCGGCGAGCGATGTCCGAGTGTTCCCACCTGTCGGTTCCCACCAGCCTGGAGCTGCCCGATAAGTACCCAGGAGGAGACGGGCCGGTGCCGGAGCAGCTGGCGTCGCCCATGGGAGTGGTGCGTCGCTCGCCTCACTCCATGAAGCGCTCGCTGACTGTTGCAGAGGATCAGCCTCCGACGCCTCCACCCACCCTCTCGGCTGCAGGCACCACTCACGCTGACCTGCGGCCGCCCCCCGCTGGGCCCCGGCCGTCCCCGTTCCCACTGAGGGACGGCAGCACCGGCCTCACTCTGCCGTCAGCACACTCTCCAGTGGAGGACTTTACGGAGCCAGGGCTTGGTGGCATCGTGCTTCCAGTGCCGTTAAGCCCCAAAGGCTTTGGGATGGACAGCGGCTCTGTGGTGACCGCCGGCTCTAGCAGTAATAAAGTGGATATGACACTCAACATGGGTGCGAGTGTAGACTGTGGGACTGGCATGAAACCACCAGTGGCAGGGGACACTGGCGGTGAGGTTGCCATTTGTGGCCTGAATTCCACCACCAACCCCTTCATCACAGCTAATG ttAAATCAGACACGGTGGAGAAGACGGAGAAGAttgagaagaaggaagagaagcCGGAGGACAACGTCAAAAAGGTGGATGTGTTCGACTCAGAGCAGAAGAGTGTGAAGGTTGAGTTTGTGAACAAGGAAACTCCTGTGAAGCTGGAAAAAGAAACGGAGAAGGAACATGTgaaagaaaaggacaaagaggcagaaaaggtaaaagagggagagaagatgAAAGAGGCAGCAAAGCCAGTAGAACAAGTAGAAGAGataaagaaggagaaagagaaagtggagAAAGCAGAGAAAGAAGCTGAACTGAAGAAGACAGACGAGTCAGCAGCGAAACCGGGGGAGGGAGGTAAAGAAgacaagaaggagaaggtggagagCGCCGCTGAGAAAGCTCAGACTGTGGAAAAGGTGGTGAAGGTAGAAGAAAAGGCGGAGAACAAAGACGGCGAGAAGACACCGATGAAGGACGTCACGGAGCATTTCGCTCCAGTGGAGAAGTCTCCAGAGCAACAGCCGCCGCCCGCGAATGCGACCGAGGCGACGGCACAGGAAGCCACGCGACCACAGCCTGACGCTGACAGAGCcgagaggacggaggaggagacgaagcGGGACGTGGCCCAGAAGCCCGCGGACACGACGGTGCCAAAGAGCGAAGCGAAGGacgagaagaaggaggagaagaaggacgAAAACAAGGacgagaagaaggagaaggcgGCGAAAGCAGAGGCGGTGGACAAGGCCAAGAAGACCAAGCCCACGGCCAACGGAGGCAGTGCCGCAGCCGGCAGAGGCCTGGCAGCCGCCGACAAGGCGAAG CCGGCCGCCGGGGCCGCCAAGCCCAGCGCCGCCGCCAAAACGCGGCCGAGCTCCGCGGCCGCAGCCTCAGCTCCGGCCCCGGCTGCGGCTAAGCGCCTCAAACCCGCCCCTGCCTCCACCCCAGACAAAAAACCCAGCACGGCTAAGGCGCCGTCCGCATCTGCTGCTGGCCCAAAGCAGCCCGGCGCCACCACGGCCAGCCGCCCCTCATCCTCCACCGCCACCAGCACGCGCGAGGTCAAAGCCAAG ACCACCACGGAGAAGCGCCCCCCTGTGCCAAAGGCCGGCACTGCCGCTTCCAGTCAGACGGGCTCCGCCGCTGCCACCAAAAATGGAACCGCTGCCACAGCAGCCAGTAAAACTGCGGCGTCGGTGCGCACGACTGCATCTGCTCGCACCACGGCCACCAACGCAGCCAAAAAGCCTCCGG TCTCGAAGCCAGACCTCAAACCTGCAGAGAAgaagcccagcgctctgaggaCGACCACAG CCAACTCTGCCAGGCCTAGgcccgccaccaccaccaccaccaccaccaccaccaccacccgcaGCTCCGCTGCCAGCTCTGCTGCCTCCCGTCCCCGCACCGCCGCCCCCAAAcccgccgccgccccctcctccaccaccgctGCCACGGTGCCAGAGAAAAAGCCCCCGGTTCCACGCACCTCCCGACCCCCAACCGCCAACGCAAAGGCAGCAGCCCGACCCGGCGCGGCGCCGACCCCTGACATCCGCAACGCCCGCTCCAAGATCGGCTCCACGGACAACATGAAGCACCAGCCTGGAGGGGGGAAG GTGTCAGCTGTGTCTCAGAACAGGGCTGTGGCCTCCAAAGATCCAGGCCAGGGCAAA GTTCAGATAGTCTCCAAAAAGCTGGACTTCAGCCACGTCACGTCACGCTTGGGCTCCAAGGAAAATATGAAGCATGTTCCTGGTGGAGGGAAT GTGCAGATTCTCAACAAGAAGGTGGACGTGAGTAAAGTGACGTCAAAGTGTGGCTCCAAGGACAACATCAAGCACAAGCCTG GCGGTGGCGTCGTGAAGATCGAGTCCCATAAAGTGAACTTTAGGGACAAGGCCCAGTCCAAAGTTTCATCCATGGACAACGTGAGCCATTCACCTGGTGGAGGAAACATCAAG GCTGAGGGGGGCCAGGAGACAGCAGAGGGGACTCCCCTGAGTGGCACCCCTGCCCCAGGCCCCGAGCCGGGGCAGCCCGGGAGCCCCTCTGCCCAGGAAAACGGGCTGAAGGGCGGGGCTCCCTGTGGCGGCGAGGGCCTCAAGGAGCCCCAGGCTCTGGACTCACGCATCCCAGAGacaa GCATCTAA